The DNA region ATTCTGTCCGCCTCCCAACGCTTGGAATAGGTTAATTAAGCTTTGTATTTCGGTAAAATGATTAGCAGTCTGCGACAATTGTGCGCTAAGTAATGTCTGCCGGGCTGTGAGTACTTCCAGATAAGTGGTATTGCCATGCTCCATCAACAAGGAAGTACTTCTCAGGGCGGTTTGTAAAGAAGCGACCTGTTTATCCAACAGAAGTTTCTTGCCCTGACTGGTCTGATAAGCCGTTAAAGCATCGTTCACCTCGCTGCCTGCATTGAGCAAGGTTTGCTGGAAGCCAAGTGCGGCTTCTTCCTGCTGTGCACGGGCAATGCGATACTGGGCAACTACCTGTCCGCGGTTGAAGAGCGGTTGCGTCAACGATCCCACAGCAGATGCCAGAAACTTGCCCGGATTGAGTATCATCACACCGGCAGAGTTCGTCCAGCCGGCACTTCCACTTAAAGTAATGGAGGGATAGAAAGCCGAACGGGCCTTATTGGTACCATAGAACGCTGTTTCGAGTGAACGCTCGGCACTGCGGACATCGGGACGACCGGAAAGCATCTGCACCGGAATACCTACCGAAAAGTCGGCGGGGAACTGCTGCTGTGCCAGACTACCACGTTCATAATGACGGGGTGTTTCAGCCAACAGAAGGGCAAGACTGTTCTCTGCCTGGTTAATTTGCTTCCTCAAGTCGAGCACGGAACCCTGTACCTGATAGTACGTCGCCTCCATCTGCGATACGGCCGATTCATTCGCCATTCCGGCATTCATCAGGGCACGAGTAGACGCCACGGTTTCTTTCCACGCTTCTTCCGTTTGCCGGGAAATGGCAAGTTGCTCGTCGAGCATCAGCAGCGTATAATAGGTATTGGCTATCCCAGCTATCAGTTGGGTACGGACAGCCTGACGATAATCCTCACTTTGAGCATAAAGAGCTTGCGCCTGTTTCTTGGCATTGCGCATACGGCCGAAGACATCCAACTCCCAACTGGCAGTGACGGGCAACGAATAAGTTTGCGTTGCCTTTTGCGTATCAAAGCTACTCACGGTTCCCTGCGGAGCAAGAGCAAAGGCAGGCAGGAAAGCAAGTTTGGCAGACATCAGTGTTGCCTGTGCTTCCTCTACACGAAGCTGGGCAGACTGATAATCAGTATTGGCCTGCAATCCCAGTTCAATGAGGGATTGCAGATAAGGATCAGTGAAGAGTTCCCGCCAATCCATATTGCCCAGACTGGCGGTGTCTTCGGCCACTACTTCCCCGCCATAAAGCTGGTCGGGGACGGAAGTAACGGGCTCGTATTTAGTATAGATGCCACAACTGCTCAGCAGCAGGCCGGTGACAACTAATGTGATGATTTGCTTTTTCATTCTTCAGTATCTTTAATATGTTTCCTAGAATTGATTTTATCAATAATGCACCATAAAATAGCGGCAATGCAATATGCTATCAATTGCTCTACCCAAAATATATATCCTTGATACATCATTCCTCCTTTTATTTATTACCCCGTTCAGCTTCGCTCTTCTCCTTCTCAAGCAACACTTGTACGTCTGCTTCTTCCTCCATCGGTGGACGAATCTTCTCCTGCAAGAATTCAAAGATGATATAAAAGACAGGTACTACGAACAGCAATGCCAGTGTACCTACAAGCATACCTCCTACAACACCCGCACCCAGCGAACTGTTACCATTGGCACCCGCACCGGAAGAGAACATCAACGGAAGCATACCAAAAATCATTGTCAATACTGTCATCAGGATAGGACGCAAGCGGACCTGCGCGGCAGAATAAGCAGATTCCACGATACCCATTCCTTTACGGCGACGCTCTATGGCGTATTCCGTAATCAGGATAGCCGTCTTGGCCAGCAAGCCAATCAACATAATCACACCTGTTTGCAGGTAAATGTTATTCTCCAGCCCGAGCAACTTGGCAAACAGGAACGATCCCATCAATCCGAACGGTACGGAGAAAATAACGGCAAACGGCACAAGGAAACTTTCGTAAAGACATGCCAGAATCAGATAGATAAGGAATACACAAATGGCATAGATGAAAATAGTCTGTGCGCCACCGCTACTTGCTTCTTCACGTGCCATACCACCATATTCATATCCGTAGCCCGTAGGCAAAGTCTGTTCGGCTACCTCTTCAATCACCTTCTGCACTTCACCGGACGAGTAACCTTCGGCAGGATTTACATTGGCAGAGATAGAGCTATACAGGTTGAAACGATTGGTAGTTTCCGGTCCCAACACTTTCTTCAGTGTTACGAACTGACTCACCGGAGCCATTTCCGTACCATTCCGTACAAACATATTGTCCAGAGACTGCTCGTCCAAGCGGTATTCAGGCGAAGCCTGCATCATCACGCGGTATACTTTACCGAACTGGTTATAGTTGGAAATGTACGCACCACCGCAATAGCTGCCCAATGCATCGAGCACTGCTCCCGGAGAAATACCGGCACGCTTACATTTAGCCGCATCCACTTCTACTGATACCTGCGGGAAATTAATGGCATATGCCGTGTAAGCCATAGCTACTTCCGGACGCTGATTCAACGCACCGAGGAACTGCATTACCGACTGGTAGAATGTTTCCATATCGCCACCCGTCTTGTCCTGAAGGTTCAGTTCGAGGGAGTTACCCATACCATACCCCGGAATCATAGCAGGCTGGAAACTGAATATCTGCGCTTCCTTAATACCATAGAACTGTCCATTGAGGCGGGTAACCACAGCATCCGAACTGTGATCCTTTCCTTTTCGTTCGCTCCAGTCCTTTAAACGCACAATGATTGTACCATAAGAGGTTCCCTGACCGGATATAAGTCCATAGCCTGCTACGCGGGCATAATGTTCTATTTCGGGCGTATCCCGGAGGATATCTTCCAGTTTATCCATTACCTTCGTTGTTTCATCAAGCGTGCTTCCCGGTGAGATACTGACGTTCACCATGATGACACCCTGGTCTTCCTGAGGAACAAGTCCCGTTTTGGTAGTGCTCATCAGATAAACCAACAACGCGATAGCGGCTATCAATGAAGTCCATACCATCCAGCGGTGGCGGATGAAGAACATCACACCTTTCTTATATTTACCCAGCACGGCATTGAACGAGGCATTGTAAGCTGCGCGTACCCGTCCATTAATACTCTTGGCACTCTTGGTCCCGTCCGACGGGCGCATCATGATAGCACACAAAGCCGGGCATAGCGTCAAAGCCGAAATCATGGAAATACCGACAGCAGTTGCCATCGTGATACCGAACTGTGTATAGAATACACCGGAAGTTCCTCCCATAAATGTTACAGGAATAAACACTGCCATGAATACACAGGTACAGGAAATGATAGCCATCGTCACATCGCCCATCGCATCTTTGGTAGCGAGATAAGAAGATTTGTATCCGGCATCAAATTTGGACTGCACCGCTTCCACCACCACAATGGCATCGTCTACCACCGTACCAATGGCAAGCACCAGTGCAAACAGTGTCAGGATGTTCAGACTGAATCCCGCAGCCACCAGGCAGGCAAACGTACCTACCAGCGACACTATGATGGATATGGACGGGATGAGTGTACTCTTCAAGTCCTGCAAGAAGAAATACACCACCAAGATAACCAGGATAATAGCGATGATTAATGTTTCTACCACATTGTGGATAGATGCGAAAAGGAAGTCGTTGGAGCTCATCATCGTGACGAACTCTGTTCCCTCCGGCAGACTCTTTTCCATCTGCTTCATCTGGGCAGTAATTTCCTTATTCACAGCGGTTGCATTGGAACCTGCCGTCTGGAATACCATGTAAAGAACCGCCGGTTTGCTATCCATCTCACTGCGGAAGCTATAAGTCATCGTACCCAATTGTACGTCGGCCACATCTTTCAGGCGGAGTACAGAGCCGTCTTTCTGCGAACGGATCACCGTATTCTGGAACTCTTCCACACTCTTCAACCGTCCGCGATACTTCATGGTGAACTGGAAGACATTCTTCGAACTCTCACCCAGCGAACCGGTAGGAGCTTCAATGTTCTGCTCACCCAGCACGGCAGTAATATCCGAAGGAACCAGTGCGTATTGTGCCATCCGTTCCGGCTTCAACCAGATACGCATACTGTACGTATCACCCAATTCCATTACATCCCCTACCCCCTCTACACGTTTGATTTGAGGCAGTACATTGATGTCCAGATAATTGGCAAGGAACGTCTGATCATAACGCCCGTCGTTGCAGACCAAAGCACCAATCTGGAGGAAACTGGTCTGACGCTTCTGCGTACTTACACCGATTTTGGTTACCTCGGCCGGCAGTAAACCCTGTGCCTTAGCTACACGGTTCTGCACATTCACTGCCGCCATGTCCGGGTCCGTACCTTGCTTGAAGTAGACCTGTATAATAGCAAGGCCGGAGTTGGATGCCGTAGAAGTGATATACATCATATTCTCCACACCATTGATACTCTCTTCCAGCGGCATGATGACGCTATTCATTACCGCCTCGGCATCGGCACCCGTATACTGGGCACTTACATATACTGTGGGAGGTGCAATGTCCGGATACTGCTCTACCGGCAGCGTAAGGAGCGAAATAAGCCCTATGACCAGAATCAGCACGGAGATGGAGATAGCCATCACCGGCCGCTTTATAAATACATTTCCTTTCATAATTTGTCTCCCTTCTTATTTTACTTGTGTGCCCTCGCGCATTAATCCGGCACCTTCCGATATAATTTCATCACCGGATTGTAATCCGCTGAGCACCACATATTCGCGCCCGTCGCTTATTCCGGCTACAGTGATCAGTGTAGAGACTGCTTTGCCGTCCACTACCTTATATACCACAACTTTGTCCTGCATCTGCACAGTGGCTCCCTGCGGAATGGCAATGCAATCCTTATAGATGCTGGGCACCACTACCGTACCGGATGCTCCGCTATGAAGCAGGCGTGATTCGTTAGGAAATACCACGCGTGCCATTACAGTGCCCGTCTGACGGTCGATAACTCCACTAATGGATTCTATGACACCTTTCTTATTATATACCGAATTATCATTCAGTATCAGTTCCACTTCCGGCATGTTCTTCAGAGCTTCATCCATGCTACCATACTGGCGTGTAAGGGCAAGTAACTGATTCTCAGTCATGGAAAAATAGACATACATGTCCGAATTGTCACTGACCGTAGTCAATGGATACGGCAGGTTGGCACCTACCAATGCACCCACGCGATAGGGTAATGCACCCACTACTCCGTCACTGGGGCTTTTCACCTCAGTATAGGAAAGATTGTTGCGTGCGTTCACTTCCTGGGCTT from Bacteroides sp. MSB163 includes:
- a CDS encoding efflux RND transporter permease subunit, which codes for MKGNVFIKRPVMAISISVLILVIGLISLLTLPVEQYPDIAPPTVYVSAQYTGADAEAVMNSVIMPLEESINGVENMMYITSTASNSGLAIIQVYFKQGTDPDMAAVNVQNRVAKAQGLLPAEVTKIGVSTQKRQTSFLQIGALVCNDGRYDQTFLANYLDINVLPQIKRVEGVGDVMELGDTYSMRIWLKPERMAQYALVPSDITAVLGEQNIEAPTGSLGESSKNVFQFTMKYRGRLKSVEEFQNTVIRSQKDGSVLRLKDVADVQLGTMTYSFRSEMDSKPAVLYMVFQTAGSNATAVNKEITAQMKQMEKSLPEGTEFVTMMSSNDFLFASIHNVVETLIIAIILVILVVYFFLQDLKSTLIPSISIIVSLVGTFACLVAAGFSLNILTLFALVLAIGTVVDDAIVVVEAVQSKFDAGYKSSYLATKDAMGDVTMAIISCTCVFMAVFIPVTFMGGTSGVFYTQFGITMATAVGISMISALTLCPALCAIMMRPSDGTKSAKSINGRVRAAYNASFNAVLGKYKKGVMFFIRHRWMVWTSLIAAIALLVYLMSTTKTGLVPQEDQGVIMVNVSISPGSTLDETTKVMDKLEDILRDTPEIEHYARVAGYGLISGQGTSYGTIIVRLKDWSERKGKDHSSDAVVTRLNGQFYGIKEAQIFSFQPAMIPGYGMGNSLELNLQDKTGGDMETFYQSVMQFLGALNQRPEVAMAYTAYAINFPQVSVEVDAAKCKRAGISPGAVLDALGSYCGGAYISNYNQFGKVYRVMMQASPEYRLDEQSLDNMFVRNGTEMAPVSQFVTLKKVLGPETTNRFNLYSSISANVNPAEGYSSGEVQKVIEEVAEQTLPTGYGYEYGGMAREEASSGGAQTIFIYAICVFLIYLILACLYESFLVPFAVIFSVPFGLMGSFLFAKLLGLENNIYLQTGVIMLIGLLAKTAILITEYAIERRRKGMGIVESAYSAAQVRLRPILMTVLTMIFGMLPLMFSSGAGANGNSSLGAGVVGGMLVGTLALLFVVPVFYIIFEFLQEKIRPPMEEEADVQVLLEKEKSEAERGNK
- a CDS encoding efflux transporter outer membrane subunit; this translates as MKKQIITLVVTGLLLSSCGIYTKYEPVTSVPDQLYGGEVVAEDTASLGNMDWRELFTDPYLQSLIELGLQANTDYQSAQLRVEEAQATLMSAKLAFLPAFALAPQGTVSSFDTQKATQTYSLPVTASWELDVFGRMRNAKKQAQALYAQSEDYRQAVRTQLIAGIANTYYTLLMLDEQLAISRQTEEAWKETVASTRALMNAGMANESAVSQMEATYYQVQGSVLDLRKQINQAENSLALLLAETPRHYERGSLAQQQFPADFSVGIPVQMLSGRPDVRSAERSLETAFYGTNKARSAFYPSITLSGSAGWTNSAGVMILNPGKFLASAVGSLTQPLFNRGQVVAQYRIARAQQEEAALGFQQTLLNAGSEVNDALTAYQTSQGKKLLLDKQVASLQTALRSTSLLMEHGNTTYLEVLTARQTLLSAQLSQTANHFTEIQSLINLFQALGGGQN
- a CDS encoding efflux RND transporter periplasmic adaptor subunit, giving the protein MITVNKKWLRLIGIVGCTVWMASCKQATDAGVKPSYAIMEVKAADKELSTSYSATIRGRQDIDIYPQVSGTIEKLCVTEGQTVRRGQLLFVIDQIPYRAALKTAVANVEAARAAMATAELTYNSNKELYAQKVVSEFSLKTAENTYLTAKAQLTQAEAQEVNARNNLSYTEVKSPSDGVVGALPYRVGALVGANLPYPLTTVSDNSDMYVYFSMTENQLLALTRQYGSMDEALKNMPEVELILNDNSVYNKKGVIESISGVIDRQTGTVMARVVFPNESRLLHSGASGTVVVPSIYKDCIAIPQGATVQMQDKVVVYKVVDGKAVSTLITVAGISDGREYVVLSGLQSGDEIISEGAGLMREGTQVK